A DNA window from Xanthomonas campestris pv. campestris str. ATCC 33913 contains the following coding sequences:
- a CDS encoding HD-GYP domain-containing protein gives MLRTIDSDQLRPGMYVYKLLGAWVHHPFWKTSFLVDADDVGKIHDSRIEQLVIDTARGLDVEAAAPAAVEEPAPPAPTPAASEPPVAAPVERAARAANVAPKVGIEAEVVRARRIFEDGRSVVEEMFRDVRLGRTVDTEAAMPLVEAINDSVLRHPQALISVARLKTADDYTYLHSMAVAGLMSGLARQLGLPDAQVVEAAMGGLLHDMGKAVTPLDILNKPGKLTDEEMDVIRRHPLDGHRLLLAGGVQNAVVLEIAMHHHEKMDGSGYPKGQVGEEISLMSRMGAVCDVYDAISSDRPYKRGWDPAESLKRMASWTGHFDPVVFQAFVRRLGIYPVGSLVRLESQKLAVVIEQAAESLLKPKVRVFYSAKLRSHVLVQDIDLSRAECQDRIVQMESPTDWGFRDLEKLWLP, from the coding sequence ATGCTCAGAACCATCGACTCCGACCAACTCCGCCCCGGCATGTATGTCTACAAGCTGCTGGGCGCGTGGGTGCACCATCCGTTCTGGAAGACCTCCTTCCTGGTCGATGCCGACGATGTGGGCAAGATCCACGACAGCCGCATCGAGCAGCTGGTGATCGACACCGCACGTGGGCTGGACGTGGAAGCGGCTGCGCCCGCCGCAGTGGAAGAGCCCGCTCCGCCGGCGCCCACGCCTGCAGCCTCCGAACCACCAGTGGCTGCGCCTGTCGAACGCGCCGCACGCGCCGCTAACGTTGCGCCCAAGGTGGGCATCGAGGCCGAAGTGGTGCGCGCGCGCCGCATCTTCGAAGACGGCCGTAGCGTGGTGGAAGAAATGTTTCGCGACGTGCGGCTGGGCCGCACTGTCGACACCGAGGCGGCGATGCCGCTGGTGGAGGCCATCAACGATTCAGTGCTGCGCCATCCGCAGGCCTTGATCAGCGTGGCGCGGCTCAAGACCGCCGACGACTACACCTACCTGCATTCGATGGCGGTAGCCGGCCTGATGAGCGGGCTGGCGCGCCAGCTCGGCCTGCCCGATGCGCAGGTGGTGGAGGCGGCGATGGGCGGCCTGCTGCACGACATGGGCAAGGCGGTGACGCCGCTGGATATCCTCAACAAGCCCGGCAAGCTCACCGACGAAGAAATGGACGTCATCCGCCGGCATCCGCTGGATGGCCATCGCCTGTTGTTGGCCGGCGGCGTGCAGAACGCGGTGGTGCTGGAAATCGCCATGCATCACCACGAAAAGATGGATGGCAGTGGCTACCCGAAGGGCCAGGTAGGCGAAGAGATCTCGCTGATGTCGCGCATGGGCGCGGTGTGCGATGTCTACGATGCGATCAGCTCTGACCGGCCCTACAAGCGCGGCTGGGACCCGGCCGAATCGCTCAAGCGGATGGCCTCGTGGACCGGTCACTTCGACCCGGTGGTGTTCCAGGCCTTCGTACGGCGGCTGGGCATCTACCCGGTGGGCTCGCTGGTGCGGCTGGAGTCGCAGAAATTGGCGGTGGTGATCGAACAGGCCGCCGAGTCCTTGCTCAAGCCGAAGGTACGGGTGTTCTATTCGGCCAAGCTGCGCAGCCACGTGCTGGTGCAGGACATCGATCTGTCGCGTGCGGAGTGCCAGGACCGCATCGTGCAGATGGAAAGCCCCACTGATTGGGGCTTCCGCGATCTTGAGAAACTCTGGCTGCCGTAA
- the pobA gene encoding 4-hydroxybenzoate 3-monooxygenase produces the protein MRTQVAIIGAGPAGLLLGQLLANVGIDAVLIERQTPEHVLSRIRAGVLEQGSVALLQHAGVDARLQREGLRHSGFELVVDGRRERIDLQRAGGRSVTVYGQTEITFDLMQARERAGLRSYYQAQDVALCDISSAQPAVEFTQHGRRHRVSCDYIVGCDGFHGISRAAIPPERLQLFERVYPFGWLGVLADVPPVHEELIYARHAHGFALCSMRSPSRSRYYLQVPAGTQLAQWDDHAFWAELRARLPASLGEQLVTGASIEKSIAPLRSFVAEPMQYGRLFLAGDAAHIVPPTGAKGLNLALADVGLLAQLFARWHQRGDAAVLQQYSALALQRVWKAERFSWWMTSLLHTFEGEDAFTARIRDAELAYLLQSDAGRTTVAENYAGLPLVTLPD, from the coding sequence ATGCGCACCCAGGTTGCCATCATCGGCGCCGGCCCTGCCGGTCTGCTACTGGGCCAGCTGTTGGCGAACGTCGGCATCGATGCGGTGTTGATCGAGCGCCAGACGCCTGAACACGTGCTCTCACGCATTCGCGCCGGCGTGCTGGAGCAGGGCAGCGTGGCGCTGTTGCAGCACGCCGGCGTCGACGCACGCCTGCAGCGCGAAGGGCTGCGCCACAGCGGGTTCGAACTGGTCGTGGACGGCCGCCGCGAACGCATCGACCTGCAGCGCGCAGGTGGGCGCAGCGTGACTGTCTATGGGCAGACCGAGATCACCTTCGACCTGATGCAGGCACGCGAGCGCGCTGGGCTGCGCAGCTACTATCAAGCGCAGGACGTGGCGCTGTGCGACATCAGCAGCGCGCAGCCGGCGGTGGAATTCACCCAGCACGGGCGGCGTCATCGCGTGAGCTGCGATTACATCGTTGGCTGCGACGGCTTCCATGGCATCAGCCGTGCGGCGATTCCGCCCGAGCGGCTGCAACTCTTCGAGCGGGTGTATCCGTTCGGGTGGCTGGGGGTGCTGGCCGACGTGCCGCCGGTGCATGAGGAGCTGATCTACGCACGGCACGCGCATGGTTTTGCGCTGTGCTCGATGCGCTCGCCCAGCCGCAGCCGTTACTACCTGCAAGTGCCCGCCGGCACGCAGCTTGCGCAGTGGGACGATCATGCGTTCTGGGCGGAGTTGCGCGCGCGTCTGCCGGCATCGCTCGGCGAGCAGCTGGTGACCGGCGCATCGATCGAAAAGAGCATCGCGCCACTGCGCAGTTTCGTTGCCGAGCCCATGCAATACGGGCGGCTGTTCCTGGCCGGCGATGCGGCGCATATCGTGCCGCCGACCGGCGCCAAGGGCTTGAACCTGGCGCTTGCCGATGTGGGCCTGCTGGCGCAGCTGTTCGCGCGCTGGCATCAGCGCGGCGATGCGGCGGTGTTGCAGCAGTATTCGGCGCTGGCATTGCAGCGGGTGTGGAAAGCCGAGCGTTTCTCATGGTGGATGACCAGTTTGCTGCACACCTTCGAGGGCGAAGATGCATTTACTGCACGCATCCGCGATGCCGAGCTGGCGTATCTGCTGCAAAGCGATGCTGGCCGCACCACCGTGGCGGAAAATTATGCCGGCTTGCCGCTGGTCACCTTGCCTGATTGA
- the glpK gene encoding glycerol kinase GlpK — translation MEKKYVLAIDQGTTSSRAMLFDRQGKVAGVAQREFGQIFPQPGWVEHNPREIMTSVYTTITELLNNAQIDAREISGIGITNQRETAVVWDKATGQPIYNAIVWQSRQTKDICTQLKEAGHEQMVRDKTGLLIDAYFSGTKVKWILDHVDGARERARKGELAFGTIDSWLIWNLTGGKVHVTDYTNASRTMMYNIHTLEWDAELLEMLDVPAQMLPEVRSSSEVYGMTQTQYFYGEQVPIAGIAGDQQAALFGQACFEPGMAKNTYGTGCFMLMNTGDKAVASKAGLLTTIAWGIDGKVEYALEGAIFVAGSVVQWLRDGLRMFGKASDSQAYAERAGDNDGVYFVPAFVGLGAPYWRSDIRGAVFGLTRGTSKEHFVRAAVESMAYQTRDVLTAMQSDSGIELKELRADGGAIANDFMAQFQSDILNVPVLRPEVAETTALGAAYLAGLATGFWSSREEIAKQWAVDRRFEPNMPEERREQLYAGWQQAVEATMGFRIS, via the coding sequence ATGGAAAAGAAATACGTCCTTGCGATCGACCAGGGCACCACCAGCTCGCGCGCGATGTTGTTCGATCGCCAGGGCAAGGTGGCCGGCGTGGCGCAGCGCGAATTCGGCCAGATCTTTCCGCAGCCGGGCTGGGTGGAACACAACCCACGCGAGATCATGACCAGCGTCTACACCACCATTACCGAGCTGCTCAACAACGCGCAGATCGACGCGCGCGAGATCTCAGGCATCGGCATCACCAACCAGCGCGAGACCGCGGTGGTATGGGACAAGGCCACCGGCCAACCGATCTACAACGCCATCGTCTGGCAATCGCGGCAGACCAAGGACATCTGCACCCAGCTCAAAGAGGCCGGCCATGAGCAGATGGTGCGCGACAAGACCGGGCTGCTGATCGATGCGTATTTTTCCGGCACCAAGGTCAAGTGGATTCTCGACCACGTGGACGGCGCACGTGAACGCGCACGCAAGGGCGAGCTCGCCTTCGGCACCATCGATAGCTGGCTGATCTGGAACCTCACCGGCGGCAAGGTGCACGTGACCGACTACACCAATGCCTCGCGCACCATGATGTACAACATCCACACCCTGGAGTGGGATGCCGAGCTGCTGGAGATGCTGGACGTGCCCGCGCAGATGCTGCCGGAAGTGCGCTCGTCCAGCGAGGTCTATGGCATGACCCAGACCCAGTATTTCTACGGGGAACAGGTGCCCATTGCCGGCATTGCCGGCGACCAGCAGGCCGCATTGTTCGGGCAAGCGTGCTTTGAACCGGGCATGGCGAAGAACACCTATGGCACCGGCTGTTTCATGCTGATGAATACCGGCGACAAGGCCGTGGCCTCCAAGGCCGGCTTGCTGACCACCATCGCCTGGGGCATCGACGGCAAGGTGGAATACGCACTGGAAGGCGCCATCTTCGTGGCTGGCTCGGTGGTGCAGTGGCTGCGCGATGGGCTGCGCATGTTCGGCAAGGCGAGCGATTCGCAAGCCTATGCGGAGCGTGCCGGCGACAACGACGGCGTGTATTTCGTCCCGGCCTTCGTGGGCCTGGGCGCACCGTACTGGCGCAGCGATATCCGCGGTGCGGTGTTCGGCCTGACCCGCGGCACCAGCAAGGAACACTTCGTGCGCGCGGCGGTGGAATCGATGGCGTATCAGACCCGCGATGTGCTCACCGCGATGCAGAGCGATTCGGGGATCGAACTGAAGGAGCTGCGCGCCGACGGTGGCGCGATCGCCAACGACTTCATGGCGCAATTCCAGAGCGACATTCTCAACGTGCCGGTGCTGCGTCCGGAGGTGGCCGAAACCACCGCGCTGGGCGCGGCCTACCTGGCGGGCCTGGCCACCGGGTTCTGGAGCAGCCGCGAAGAGATCGCCAAACAATGGGCGGTGGATCGCCGCTTCGAGCCGAACATGCCCGAAGAGCGGCGCGAACAGTTGTATGCCGGCTGGCAGCAGGCAGTGGAAGCCACCATGGGCTTCCGCATCAGCTAA
- a CDS encoding gamma carbonic anhydrase family protein: MTPIRPFLEHTPQLGARVYVDPACTIIGKVQLGDDVSVWPGTVIRGDVNSVQIGARTNVQDGTIIHVSHHSPFNKGGYPTVIGEDVTVGHGTILHACTIEDLCLIGMGACVLDNATIKRYGFVGAGAVVGPGKVVGEAELWLGNPARLARRLSDQEIESLHYSAQHYVRLKDQYLGAASAG; this comes from the coding sequence GTGACCCCGATTCGCCCGTTTCTGGAACACACCCCGCAGCTGGGCGCGCGCGTCTATGTCGACCCGGCCTGCACCATCATCGGCAAGGTGCAGCTGGGCGACGACGTGTCGGTATGGCCGGGCACGGTGATTCGTGGCGACGTCAACTCTGTGCAGATCGGCGCGCGCACCAACGTGCAGGACGGCACCATCATCCACGTCAGCCACCACAGCCCGTTCAACAAGGGCGGCTACCCGACCGTGATCGGCGAAGACGTCACCGTGGGCCACGGCACCATCCTGCATGCCTGCACCATCGAAGACCTGTGCCTGATCGGCATGGGCGCCTGCGTGCTCGATAACGCCACCATCAAACGCTACGGCTTTGTCGGTGCCGGCGCGGTGGTGGGCCCGGGCAAGGTGGTTGGCGAAGCGGAATTGTGGCTGGGCAATCCGGCCCGGCTGGCGCGCCGCCTCAGCGACCAGGAGATCGAAAGCCTGCATTATTCGGCGCAGCATTATGTGCGGCTCAAGGACCAGTATCTGGGCGCGGCCAGCGCGGGCTGA
- a CDS encoding benzaldehyde dehydrogenase, producing the protein MHALPSIATPTTATPAWHGCIFNGDWVPGSGGTLQIHEPATGGLLHEVGKADLSDVEAAIAQAKHAQRAWAITSPRERAAVFHRAAQLMEAHRAEATLLIARETGGIMPKAEREVSEAIAYYQQAAGLPLQAMGQVLPTAAGQLSLARHLPLGIIAVISPFNFPLILSLRSVAPALAMGNAVILKPDPRTPYTGGVIIAQVLEEAGLPKGLLHVLHGGADIGQALVEAPDVPMIAFTGSTAAGRRIGELAGRHLKKVALELGGNNAVIVLDDADLERAASAIAFGAYLHQGQICMATGRVLVQRGVADALTKLLADKARHLPVGDPVSGTVALGPIIGQRQLQRVLDIVDDSIDAGAVVEAGATHDGLFYAATVLSNVRPGMRVFDEEVFGPVINITVFDTDEEAAVLANHGEYGLVAGIMSASVSRAMVLGEQLHTGLLHINDQTVADEVINPFGGTGASGNGTSVGGPADWEQYMHWQWLTIKHAVPQYPF; encoded by the coding sequence ATGCATGCGCTCCCCAGCATTGCGACACCCACGACCGCCACACCGGCGTGGCACGGCTGTATCTTCAATGGCGACTGGGTTCCCGGTAGCGGCGGCACGCTGCAGATCCATGAGCCGGCCACCGGCGGCCTGTTGCACGAGGTCGGCAAGGCCGATCTATCCGATGTGGAGGCCGCCATTGCGCAGGCCAAGCATGCCCAACGTGCCTGGGCAATCACCTCGCCGCGCGAGCGTGCAGCGGTGTTCCACCGCGCTGCGCAACTGATGGAAGCGCACCGCGCCGAGGCTACCTTGCTGATCGCGCGCGAGACCGGCGGCATCATGCCCAAGGCCGAGCGTGAGGTGAGCGAGGCGATTGCCTACTACCAGCAAGCGGCCGGGCTGCCGCTGCAGGCGATGGGCCAGGTGCTGCCAACCGCCGCAGGCCAGCTCAGCCTGGCCAGGCATTTGCCGCTGGGCATCATTGCGGTGATTTCGCCGTTCAACTTCCCGCTGATCCTGTCGCTGCGGTCGGTGGCACCGGCGCTGGCGATGGGCAATGCGGTGATCCTCAAGCCGGACCCGCGCACGCCGTATACCGGCGGTGTGATCATCGCCCAAGTGCTCGAAGAAGCCGGACTACCCAAGGGGCTGCTGCACGTGCTGCACGGCGGCGCCGACATCGGCCAGGCCCTGGTCGAAGCGCCGGACGTGCCGATGATTGCCTTCACCGGCTCCACCGCTGCCGGGCGCCGGATCGGCGAGCTCGCCGGCCGTCACCTGAAAAAGGTGGCGCTGGAACTCGGTGGCAATAATGCAGTGATCGTGCTCGACGACGCCGACCTGGAGCGCGCCGCATCGGCAATCGCCTTCGGTGCATACCTGCATCAAGGCCAGATCTGCATGGCCACCGGCCGTGTGCTGGTGCAACGCGGCGTGGCCGACGCGCTGACCAAACTGCTGGCCGACAAGGCACGCCACCTGCCGGTGGGTGACCCGGTCAGCGGCACGGTGGCGCTGGGCCCGATCATCGGCCAGCGCCAGTTGCAGCGCGTGCTGGACATCGTCGATGACAGCATCGACGCCGGCGCGGTGGTCGAAGCCGGCGCCACCCACGACGGCCTGTTCTATGCAGCGACCGTGTTGTCGAACGTGCGCCCGGGCATGCGGGTGTTCGATGAGGAAGTGTTCGGCCCGGTGATCAACATCACGGTGTTCGATACCGACGAAGAAGCCGCGGTACTGGCCAATCACGGCGAATACGGCCTGGTGGCAGGCATCATGTCGGCGTCGGTGTCGCGCGCCATGGTGCTGGGCGAGCAATTGCACACCGGCTTGCTGCACATCAACGACCAGACCGTGGCCGATGAGGTCATCAATCCATTCGGTGGCACGGGCGCTTCGGGCAACGGCACCAGCGTGGGTGGGCCGGCCGATTGGGAGCAGTACATGCACTGGCAATGGCTGACGATCAAGCACGCGGTGCCGCAGTACCCGTTCTGA
- a CDS encoding MarR family winged helix-turn-helix transcriptional regulator, which produces MPATSSAVLLPDPVATVDQARLLRLLGYRITRTELLVRRMFQDCVAAFDLKPVDFSLLMLVDGNPGINQRQIGDVLHVSAPNLAIVVARLVKRRLLRQVRGRQDRRMQHLSLTATGASLLAQAEAEVLGMEQQLSVVLGPSEAPLLRALDRLDRLDTL; this is translated from the coding sequence ATGCCTGCCACGTCCAGCGCCGTGCTGCTCCCCGATCCTGTTGCCACGGTGGACCAGGCGCGCCTGCTGCGGTTGCTGGGCTACCGCATCACCCGCACCGAGCTGCTGGTGCGGCGCATGTTCCAGGATTGCGTGGCAGCCTTCGACCTCAAGCCGGTCGACTTTTCGCTGCTGATGCTGGTGGACGGCAACCCGGGCATCAATCAACGCCAGATCGGCGACGTGCTGCATGTCTCGGCGCCGAATCTGGCCATCGTGGTGGCCCGTCTGGTGAAGCGGCGCCTGCTGCGGCAGGTGCGTGGGCGCCAGGACCGTCGCATGCAGCATCTGTCCTTGACCGCCACCGGGGCCAGCCTGCTGGCGCAGGCCGAAGCGGAGGTGCTGGGCATGGAACAGCAGCTCAGTGTGGTGCTCGGCCCCAGCGAAGCGCCGTTGCTGCGCGCGCTCGATCGCCTGGATCGCCTCGACACGCTGTAA
- a CDS encoding nuclear transport factor 2 family protein: MKQLFSRALLLVMLLAPMAAFAQTAVTANPNHQKLLIGSNWSETANKRLVYDFWRIVFEAGQVQYAPMYMDKNYIQHNPNVANGRDAFIAFLTAFVPPTPVQPRVQLPLVAITADGDLVTLVSVRTLPDPRDPSKTYTTTWFDMFRIEKGLIKEHWDPDTIAGRANTGGQ; the protein is encoded by the coding sequence ATGAAACAACTGTTCTCCCGCGCCCTGTTGCTGGTCATGCTGTTGGCGCCCATGGCGGCCTTCGCGCAGACCGCCGTCACCGCCAACCCCAACCACCAGAAACTGCTGATCGGCTCCAATTGGTCCGAAACCGCCAACAAGCGCCTGGTCTACGATTTCTGGCGCATCGTGTTCGAAGCCGGCCAGGTGCAGTACGCACCGATGTACATGGACAAGAACTACATCCAGCACAACCCGAACGTGGCCAATGGCCGCGATGCGTTCATTGCCTTCCTCACCGCGTTCGTGCCGCCCACCCCGGTGCAGCCGCGCGTGCAGTTGCCGCTGGTGGCGATCACCGCCGATGGCGATCTGGTCACGCTGGTATCGGTGCGGACCTTGCCGGACCCGCGTGATCCGTCCAAGACCTACACCACCACCTGGTTCGACATGTTCCGCATCGAAAAAGGCCTGATCAAGGAACATTGGGATCCGGACACGATTGCCGGGCGCGCCAATACTGGCGGCCAGTAA
- a CDS encoding MFS transporter, with protein sequence MLQGTPTSAHFVLERMTPFQWRAVAVCVLLTMLDGFDVMAMAFTAPHVSADWQLSGKLLGALFSAGLVGMAVGSLVLAPWADRIGRRALILVCLAILTVGMGASALAGTAWQLGALRAFTGVGIGGMLACVAVTAAEYSTARWRSTATVLQATGYPVGATIGGAIAALLLQHWSWPSVFWLGAFGALLCVPLVLACLPESLEFLIARRPPNAQARFNAVLARMGMPPHSQLPLPPAQAAGQVQGYAALFVGALRRQSLLIALAFFLLMFAFYFVLSWTPKLLVTAGLSAGQGVTGGVLLNLGGIVGGTLFSWLALRGRLSWLTAGALVLVAVGMVAFGLSSTVLSWAFATALLTGAALTAAMGGLYAVAPVVFTAAVRSTGMGWSIGIGRLGAIASPLCAGVLLDAGWSPAMLYLACGVPLLFAAAAVVAMRLPER encoded by the coding sequence ATGCTTCAAGGCACGCCAACTTCCGCGCACTTTGTTTTGGAGCGCATGACGCCGTTCCAGTGGAGGGCCGTGGCGGTGTGCGTGCTGCTGACGATGCTCGACGGCTTCGACGTGATGGCGATGGCGTTCACCGCCCCGCACGTGTCGGCCGACTGGCAGCTGTCGGGCAAGCTGCTGGGAGCGCTGTTCAGTGCCGGGCTGGTCGGCATGGCGGTCGGCTCGCTGGTGCTGGCGCCGTGGGCAGACCGCATTGGCCGCCGTGCGCTGATCCTGGTGTGTCTGGCCATCCTGACTGTCGGCATGGGCGCCTCCGCACTGGCAGGCACTGCCTGGCAGCTGGGCGCGCTGCGGGCGTTCACCGGTGTCGGCATCGGCGGCATGCTGGCCTGCGTGGCGGTGACTGCCGCCGAATATTCCACTGCACGCTGGCGCAGCACGGCGACGGTGCTGCAGGCCACCGGTTATCCGGTCGGGGCGACGATTGGGGGCGCGATTGCCGCGCTGCTGTTGCAACATTGGTCCTGGCCATCGGTGTTCTGGCTTGGCGCGTTCGGCGCGTTGCTCTGCGTCCCGCTGGTGCTGGCCTGTTTGCCCGAATCGCTGGAGTTCCTGATCGCCCGCCGGCCGCCCAATGCGCAGGCGCGCTTCAACGCGGTGCTGGCACGCATGGGGATGCCGCCGCATTCGCAGTTGCCGCTGCCGCCTGCGCAGGCGGCCGGGCAGGTGCAGGGGTATGCGGCCCTGTTCGTAGGTGCGCTGCGGCGGCAATCGCTGTTGATCGCGCTGGCATTTTTCTTGTTGATGTTCGCGTTCTACTTCGTGCTCAGCTGGACTCCCAAGCTGCTGGTGACCGCGGGCCTGTCGGCTGGCCAAGGTGTCACCGGTGGGGTGCTGTTGAATCTGGGCGGCATTGTGGGCGGCACGCTGTTCAGTTGGTTGGCCCTGCGTGGTCGCTTGTCGTGGCTCACTGCCGGCGCACTGGTGCTGGTGGCGGTGGGGATGGTCGCATTCGGGTTGAGCAGCACGGTGCTGAGTTGGGCATTTGCCACCGCGTTGCTGACCGGTGCCGCGCTGACGGCAGCGATGGGTGGGCTGTATGCGGTGGCACCGGTGGTGTTCACCGCGGCGGTGCGCTCCACCGGCATGGGCTGGTCGATCGGGATCGGGCGGCTGGGCGCGATTGCCTCGCCGCTGTGCGCCGGGGTGCTGCTGGATGCCGGGTGGTCGCCGGCCATGTTGTATCTGGCATGCGGCGTGCCGTTGTTGTTCGCTGCTGCCGCGGTGGTGGCGATGCGCCTGCCGGAGCGCTGA
- a CDS encoding helix-turn-helix domain-containing protein has translation MPTRARNVSAAVAVPAFGLYGEHGVAVPDLLHWESIGARSRLHDWRIAPHRHDELAQLLYVQRGPATVHLDGRTQRIGGATVIWLPPMCVHGFNFDPRVRGHIATLCMPLVHATVQGAPALRQALASPQLLAAGRSRQLLDLVFASLADDHARQRIGREAAMQAAAAQLLVWCARTALEKAHDHAITAAHADPGLRHLRSFQALIDVHYRAHWSIARYAAQVGLTPGHLNAVCQRLANASALQLLQRRLMLEAGRSLRYTSMSVQQVAADLGFFDAAYFSRFFARHAGCSPSHFRAAG, from the coding sequence ATGCCCACACGCGCGCGTAATGTATCTGCGGCTGTAGCGGTTCCGGCGTTCGGCCTGTATGGCGAACACGGCGTGGCGGTGCCGGATCTGCTGCACTGGGAATCGATCGGTGCGCGCAGCCGGCTGCATGATTGGCGGATTGCGCCACACCGGCACGACGAGCTGGCGCAGTTGCTCTATGTGCAACGTGGCCCGGCCACCGTGCATCTGGATGGCCGCACACAGCGCATCGGCGGTGCCACGGTGATCTGGTTGCCACCGATGTGCGTGCATGGCTTCAACTTCGATCCGCGGGTGCGCGGGCATATCGCCACGCTGTGCATGCCGCTGGTGCACGCCACCGTGCAGGGTGCGCCTGCGTTGCGTCAGGCGTTAGCGTCTCCGCAGCTACTTGCGGCTGGGCGCAGCCGCCAATTGCTCGATCTTGTCTTTGCCAGCCTTGCCGACGACCACGCGCGGCAACGCATCGGCCGCGAGGCGGCGATGCAGGCAGCGGCCGCGCAACTGCTGGTCTGGTGCGCGCGCACGGCGCTGGAAAAAGCCCACGACCACGCAATCACTGCTGCGCATGCGGACCCAGGCCTGCGGCATCTGCGCAGCTTCCAGGCCTTGATCGATGTGCACTACCGCGCGCATTGGTCCATTGCCCGCTATGCCGCGCAGGTGGGGCTCACCCCCGGGCACCTCAACGCGGTGTGCCAGCGCCTGGCCAACGCCTCGGCGCTGCAGTTGCTGCAACGCCGGCTCATGCTGGAAGCCGGGCGCAGCCTGCGCTACACCAGCATGAGCGTGCAGCAGGTGGCTGCCGACCTTGGATTTTTCGACGCTGCGTACTTCAGCCGGTTTTTCGCCCGGCACGCCGGCTGCTCCCCATCGCACTTCCGTGCGGCGGGGTAA
- a CDS encoding coniferyl-alcohol dehydrogenase → MRLLNKTIVVTGVASGIGAEVARLARFEGATVIGIDRTPVHMSLHGFHQADLGDPAAIDALVQALPERIDALANVAGVPGTAPLEAVARVNYLGLRHLSHALLPRISRGGAIINVASILGAEWPQRLDLHKQLAAAASFADGSAWLAAHPVAHDTCYQYFKEALIVWTLLQSWPWFADHGVRVNNVSPGPVFTPILGDFAAMLGAERVQEDAKRMQRPAYADEVAEAIVFLASDAARWINGITLPVDGGLASTTL, encoded by the coding sequence ATGCGCTTGTTGAACAAGACCATCGTGGTGACCGGCGTGGCATCGGGCATCGGTGCGGAAGTGGCGCGCTTGGCGCGCTTTGAAGGCGCAACCGTGATCGGCATCGATCGCACGCCGGTGCATATGAGCCTGCACGGCTTCCATCAGGCCGACTTGGGCGATCCCGCTGCGATCGATGCGCTGGTGCAGGCACTGCCGGAACGGATCGACGCGCTGGCCAATGTGGCCGGCGTCCCCGGCACCGCGCCGCTGGAGGCGGTGGCGCGGGTCAACTACCTGGGCCTGCGTCACCTCAGCCACGCGCTGCTGCCGCGCATCAGCCGTGGCGGCGCCATCATCAACGTCGCCTCGATTCTCGGCGCCGAATGGCCGCAGCGGCTGGACCTGCACAAGCAGCTGGCCGCCGCTGCCAGTTTTGCCGACGGCAGCGCTTGGCTGGCCGCGCACCCGGTTGCGCACGACACCTGCTATCAGTATTTCAAGGAAGCCCTGATCGTGTGGACCTTGCTGCAATCGTGGCCGTGGTTCGCCGATCACGGCGTACGCGTCAACAACGTCTCGCCCGGGCCGGTGTTCACCCCGATCCTGGGCGACTTTGCCGCGATGCTTGGCGCCGAGCGTGTGCAGGAAGACGCCAAACGCATGCAACGCCCCGCGTATGCCGACGAGGTGGCCGAGGCGATCGTGTTCCTGGCATCGGACGCCGCGCGCTGGATCAATGGCATCACCTTGCCGGTCGATGGCGGCCTGGCATCCACCACTTTGTAA